The Gemmatimonadaceae bacterium genome includes a window with the following:
- a CDS encoding L,D-transpeptidase family protein, whose amino-acid sequence MFQPSKPSPVSPAHAPARFAPRLRLLACAALALHAPQVLGAQARPDTVQVSLLLASHPWLGDGGRFADVQRAVSDARAGAPALRWSTAGTASAAIQPVLAHIRDDVESTRGERADADRLEAEARRLSGTTDAATLGLFDLAMDIAVARHAYLHRQGRIDPTRIHAEWSLAPAELDLAALRTALASGAAAGDTFRALEPQTRSYGMLVSALADARRQDADTAEQRPMAPARPISAGGRYADAQPLARVLVRLGELPASFDAASVHGVYTRPMADAVSRFQNRKLKKGRVTGTLTAPVFDALMDAYDERASRIAMAIERWRWLPRTFSNDPLVVNLPEFRLHTYGRFQGDSADALSMNVVIGRADSNATPVFAANMTQVVFSPQWHVPKSIMLKEILPAATANAGYIARNNYELTTPGGRVVEASARNIARIGTGIFVRQRSGDANSLGRVKFLLPNPYDIYLHDTPSRSLFARNRRDFSHGCVRLGNPMAMAKYVLANQPAWTESKITEAMNAGIERYVRVQRPIPVLIVYQTAVAEPDGSLRYFNDVYGHDAVLADALDRAR is encoded by the coding sequence GTGTTCCAACCCTCCAAGCCCTCCCCGGTGTCGCCCGCCCACGCCCCCGCCCGATTCGCCCCCCGGCTTCGCCTGCTGGCGTGTGCCGCGCTCGCCCTGCACGCCCCGCAGGTCCTCGGCGCCCAGGCCAGGCCCGACACGGTCCAGGTCTCCCTGCTGCTCGCCAGCCATCCGTGGCTGGGCGACGGCGGGCGCTTCGCGGATGTCCAGCGTGCCGTCAGTGACGCCCGCGCCGGCGCCCCCGCGCTTCGCTGGTCGACCGCCGGCACCGCCAGTGCCGCGATCCAGCCGGTGCTCGCGCATATCCGCGACGACGTGGAGTCCACCCGGGGCGAACGCGCCGACGCCGACCGCCTCGAGGCGGAGGCGCGCAGGCTCTCCGGCACCACCGACGCCGCCACGCTCGGCCTCTTCGACCTGGCGATGGACATCGCCGTGGCCCGCCACGCCTACCTGCACCGCCAGGGCCGCATCGACCCCACTCGCATCCACGCCGAGTGGTCGCTCGCGCCGGCGGAGCTGGACCTGGCCGCCCTGCGCACCGCCCTCGCCAGCGGCGCTGCCGCCGGAGACACCTTCCGCGCGCTGGAGCCACAGACCCGCTCCTATGGCATGCTGGTCAGCGCTCTGGCCGACGCACGCCGGCAGGATGCCGACACCGCGGAACAGCGCCCCATGGCCCCCGCCCGCCCGATCAGTGCCGGCGGCCGATACGCCGATGCGCAGCCCCTCGCCCGCGTGCTCGTGCGGCTTGGCGAACTGCCCGCCAGCTTCGACGCCGCATCCGTCCACGGCGTGTACACGCGCCCGATGGCCGACGCCGTCTCACGCTTCCAGAACCGCAAGCTGAAGAAGGGCCGCGTCACCGGCACCCTCACGGCGCCCGTGTTCGATGCCCTCATGGACGCCTACGACGAGCGCGCCAGCCGGATCGCCATGGCCATCGAGCGGTGGCGGTGGCTGCCACGCACCTTCTCGAACGATCCGCTGGTGGTGAACCTGCCCGAGTTCCGGCTGCACACCTACGGACGCTTCCAGGGTGACAGCGCCGACGCGCTCAGCATGAACGTCGTGATCGGCCGCGCCGACTCCAACGCCACCCCGGTCTTCGCCGCCAACATGACGCAGGTGGTGTTCAGCCCGCAGTGGCATGTGCCGAAGTCGATCATGCTCAAGGAGATCCTCCCCGCCGCCACCGCCAACGCCGGCTACATCGCGCGCAACAACTACGAGCTCACCACCCCGGGCGGGCGCGTGGTCGAGGCCTCTGCCCGCAACATCGCCCGCATCGGCACCGGCATCTTCGTGCGCCAGCGCTCCGGCGACGCGAACTCCCTTGGCCGCGTCAAGTTCCTGCTGCCCAACCCGTACGACATCTACCTGCACGACACCCCCTCGCGCAGCCTCTTCGCCCGCAACCGCCGCGACTTCAGCCACGGCTGCGTGCGACTCGGCAACCCCATGGCCATGGCGAAGTACGTCCTCGCCAACCAGCCCGCCTGGACGGAGTCGAAGATCACCGAGGCCATGAACGCCGGCATCGAGCGCTACGTCCGCGTCCAGCGGCCGATCCCGGTCCTCATCGTCTACCAGACCGCCGTCGCCGAGCCGGACGGCTCCCTGCGCTACTTCAACGACGTCTACGGCCACGACGCCGTCCTCGCCGACGCCCTCGACCGCGCGCGCTGA
- a CDS encoding TolC family protein, giving the protein MSVTYRIRPAHRRGRFVVAITCLSAAAALGAQSRPAVSRAERLATDTLPLSFDAAIARALAQGEEVRSATAAVDVADAQIGVARSTGLPQLRLNSTYSQVVENARATIVGSVFGQAYNYSANAQLSQPLFLGGRVVAGAKAANAVRGSARASTAEVRGQVVVDVEQAYLDALFTRQLVEIQRRNLQLAAERVAQAQQLETAGRASRYDVLRLKVERANLEPALVQAQNDSALAVLNLRRLVNVPAVQPLVLTSELDTLALQQLLATVDTTPNTGTVRAAVRAAELTLTAREAGVRVARADLFPSVTATLTSGFLALPASNGFPTRLGTANNANCPAGSAATRICQNNGWFTDRNFGFQVSWPIFDGLRTKSNIDNARALVDQSNVQLALVREAVATEAAAARAEFARARTLFDARRETVAEASEAYQLAVLRNTRGVGTTLDVSDAQLNLVRAEVNAARAIYDVFLAAADLARATGRPIPLPDGGAMRITDRGADRVTTDR; this is encoded by the coding sequence ATGTCTGTCACCTACCGGATCCGCCCTGCGCACCGCCGCGGGCGCTTTGTCGTCGCCATCACCTGCCTCTCCGCCGCAGCGGCCCTGGGGGCACAGTCGCGCCCCGCAGTCTCGCGCGCCGAGCGGCTCGCCACCGATACCCTTCCACTCTCCTTCGACGCCGCCATCGCCCGGGCCCTCGCCCAGGGTGAGGAGGTCCGCTCCGCCACCGCCGCGGTGGACGTGGCCGACGCGCAGATCGGCGTCGCACGGTCCACGGGGCTTCCGCAGCTCCGACTGAACAGCACCTACTCGCAGGTCGTCGAGAACGCCCGCGCCACCATCGTCGGCTCCGTCTTCGGCCAGGCGTACAACTATTCCGCCAACGCCCAGCTCTCGCAGCCGCTCTTCCTCGGCGGACGCGTGGTGGCCGGCGCGAAGGCCGCCAATGCCGTGCGCGGCTCCGCGCGCGCCAGCACCGCCGAAGTCCGCGGCCAGGTCGTGGTGGACGTGGAGCAGGCCTATCTCGATGCCCTCTTCACGCGTCAGCTGGTCGAGATCCAGCGCCGCAACCTCCAGCTCGCCGCCGAGCGCGTCGCGCAGGCGCAGCAGCTCGAGACCGCCGGCCGCGCCTCGCGATACGACGTGCTGCGCCTCAAGGTGGAGCGCGCGAACCTCGAGCCGGCGCTCGTGCAGGCCCAGAACGACTCGGCCCTGGCCGTGCTCAACCTGCGCCGCCTCGTGAACGTGCCGGCCGTCCAGCCGCTGGTGCTCACCTCGGAACTGGACACGCTGGCGCTCCAGCAGCTGCTGGCCACCGTCGACACCACGCCGAACACCGGCACCGTGCGCGCTGCGGTCCGCGCCGCCGAACTGACCCTCACCGCCCGTGAAGCCGGCGTGCGCGTGGCCCGCGCCGACCTCTTCCCCTCGGTGACGGCGACGCTCACCTCCGGATTCCTCGCGCTGCCGGCCAGCAACGGATTCCCGACGCGCCTCGGCACCGCCAACAACGCCAACTGTCCGGCGGGGTCGGCCGCCACCCGCATCTGCCAGAACAACGGCTGGTTCACCGATCGCAACTTCGGCTTCCAGGTCTCCTGGCCGATCTTCGACGGGCTCCGCACGAAGTCCAACATCGACAACGCGCGCGCGCTGGTGGACCAGTCGAACGTGCAGCTCGCGCTCGTGCGCGAGGCCGTGGCCACCGAGGCGGCGGCCGCCCGGGCCGAGTTCGCGCGCGCCCGCACGCTGTTCGACGCACGCCGCGAGACGGTGGCCGAGGCCTCCGAGGCATACCAGCTCGCCGTGCTGCGCAACACCCGGGGCGTCGGCACCACGCTCGACGTCTCCGATGCCCAGCTCAACCTCGTTCGCGCGGAAGTGAACGCCGCACGCGCGATCTATGACGTTTTCCTCGCCGCCGCCGACCTGGCGCGGGCGACAGGTCGCCCGATCCCGCTGCCTGATGGCGGCGCGATGCGCATCACTGACCGTGGAGCAGATCGTGTCACGACGGATCGCTGA
- a CDS encoding TonB family protein has protein sequence MLNQLLETKRVAQRKTAGTVVSVVLHVVVIGAAVQLSHAAAVALEAPTVVPVHFQPVAPPAAPPPLYTARGSRSGAAGPVTVVFTAPTTVSVEIPPVDLDAAPSDTAAFDSSRPVGTGGDGTDPATSASSGPMTLREVDKAAAAVPGTATPAYPEILKASGVEGEALVRFVVDTVGRAEAGSFVVLEASHEAFGAAVRAALPRMRFLPAESGGRKVRMLVQQRFAFALER, from the coding sequence ATGCTGAACCAACTGCTGGAGACGAAGCGGGTCGCGCAGCGGAAGACGGCGGGAACGGTGGTCTCGGTGGTGCTGCATGTGGTGGTGATCGGTGCAGCGGTGCAACTGTCGCACGCGGCGGCCGTGGCGCTCGAGGCGCCGACGGTGGTGCCGGTGCACTTCCAGCCGGTGGCGCCGCCGGCGGCACCGCCCCCGCTGTACACGGCACGTGGCAGCAGGTCCGGCGCGGCCGGACCGGTGACCGTGGTCTTCACGGCGCCGACCACTGTGAGTGTGGAGATCCCGCCGGTGGACCTTGACGCGGCGCCTTCCGACACGGCGGCATTCGACTCCTCGCGGCCGGTGGGGACAGGTGGTGACGGCACCGACCCGGCGACCTCGGCATCGAGCGGGCCGATGACCCTGCGGGAAGTGGACAAGGCGGCCGCCGCCGTGCCCGGCACGGCCACACCGGCCTACCCGGAGATACTCAAGGCCTCGGGGGTGGAGGGCGAGGCGCTGGTGCGTTTCGTGGTGGACACGGTCGGTCGGGCCGAGGCGGGGAGCTTCGTGGTGCTGGAGGCGTCGCATGAGGCGTTCGGGGCGGCGGTGCGGGCGGCGCTGCCGCGGATGCGCTTCCTGCCGGCCGAGTCAGGCGGGCGGAAGGTGCGCATGCTGGTGCAGCAGCGGTTCGCGTTCGCGCTGGAGCGCTGA
- a CDS encoding HAMP domain-containing histidine kinase gives MPDTPIRGVDVPPSSFPLSSPQAPIADAPAGGASRGGGLPDDGARARRLRALATEIESLPTTHAAFARLLTVAVETLHGAGAWVGLTMEDSDSLVAVATAGEIPVESGARVPRERAFAARALSGHSAVFADPSTGVRWSDTVIARTPVRAVAAPLLVDGEHAVGVISIIGGPGRLFTVADGTFVHELGALATLVLRRRDTATRVVAEPPAAAPEVSVTTPMLFDAAAAVTVDDFALATIQRLEDAAFLGVSIAIRDRSNGTLRFPAALGALATLRGVRTPLDSARAEQLGRQRRAVHLPDARQLVPEGWRSLVPALPGASIALVDGDIAIGRVDLVFDPERAVPPDAMRRIEQQAGALAKAFSLLMTRVARTPTDPGLETLHAMRVTLASRLHDLTSPIAGISALAELLAEEPLTPEVLELVTLIQRSARRAADVARTLRGLADDADESPEPVVIEPIITELLRERAESQRALSITVNVTIDPALPPVPWTATALRDWFATAIVASETALLASARRRIDVRAALDGALAVLTVADDGVPVGIVPSEAELHGASVSVIRTDDGRTIRRLAIPLRIGSSLHLQ, from the coding sequence ATGCCTGACACACCGATCCGCGGCGTCGACGTACCCCCTTCGTCCTTTCCACTGTCGAGTCCGCAGGCCCCGATCGCCGATGCGCCGGCGGGCGGAGCGTCCCGCGGCGGCGGACTGCCCGACGACGGCGCACGCGCGCGCCGGCTTCGCGCGCTCGCCACCGAGATCGAGTCCCTCCCCACCACGCACGCCGCCTTCGCGCGGCTCCTCACCGTGGCGGTCGAGACGCTCCACGGTGCCGGCGCCTGGGTCGGACTCACCATGGAGGACTCCGACTCCCTCGTCGCCGTCGCCACCGCCGGTGAGATCCCCGTCGAGTCAGGCGCGCGCGTGCCGCGCGAGCGCGCCTTCGCCGCCCGCGCCCTCTCCGGACACTCCGCCGTCTTCGCCGACCCCAGCACCGGCGTGCGCTGGAGCGACACCGTCATCGCGCGCACCCCCGTCCGCGCCGTCGCGGCACCGCTCCTCGTCGATGGGGAGCACGCCGTCGGCGTGATCTCGATCATCGGCGGACCCGGACGGCTCTTCACCGTCGCCGACGGCACCTTCGTCCACGAACTCGGCGCACTCGCCACGCTCGTCCTCCGACGCCGCGACACGGCAACCCGCGTGGTCGCGGAACCGCCCGCCGCTGCGCCGGAAGTCAGCGTCACCACGCCGATGCTGTTCGACGCCGCGGCGGCCGTGACGGTGGACGACTTCGCCCTCGCCACCATCCAGCGCCTCGAGGATGCGGCCTTCCTCGGCGTCAGCATCGCCATCCGCGACCGCAGCAACGGCACCCTGCGCTTCCCCGCCGCCCTCGGCGCACTCGCCACCCTGCGCGGCGTGCGCACCCCCCTCGACAGCGCCCGTGCCGAGCAGCTCGGCCGCCAGCGTCGCGCCGTGCATCTCCCCGACGCCCGCCAGCTCGTGCCGGAAGGGTGGCGATCGCTGGTGCCCGCCCTCCCCGGCGCCTCCATCGCCCTCGTCGATGGCGACATCGCCATCGGCCGCGTGGACCTGGTCTTCGATCCGGAACGCGCCGTGCCTCCCGACGCGATGCGACGCATCGAGCAGCAGGCGGGTGCCCTGGCCAAGGCGTTCTCGCTCCTCATGACGCGCGTGGCCCGCACCCCCACCGACCCGGGGCTCGAGACGCTGCACGCCATGCGCGTGACGCTCGCCAGCCGGCTCCACGACCTCACCTCTCCCATCGCCGGCATCAGCGCGCTCGCCGAGCTCCTGGCCGAGGAGCCTCTGACCCCCGAGGTGCTGGAACTGGTCACCCTGATCCAGCGAAGCGCCCGCCGGGCCGCCGATGTCGCCCGCACCCTCCGCGGCCTCGCCGACGATGCCGACGAGTCGCCCGAGCCGGTGGTCATCGAGCCGATCATCACCGAGCTCCTGCGTGAGCGGGCCGAGTCGCAGCGGGCGCTGTCGATCACGGTCAACGTCACCATCGACCCGGCGCTCCCGCCGGTGCCCTGGACCGCCACCGCGCTCCGCGACTGGTTCGCCACCGCCATCGTCGCGTCCGAGACGGCCCTGCTCGCCTCCGCCCGCCGCCGGATCGACGTTCGCGCCGCGCTCGACGGGGCGCTCGCCGTCCTCACCGTCGCCGACGACGGCGTTCCGGTCGGCATCGTCCCCTCGGAGGCCGAGCTCCACGGTGCTAGTGTATCAGTCATTCGCACCGACGACGGGCGCACCATCCGTCGGCTGGCCATTCCCCTCCGGATCGGTTCCTCGCTGCACCTCCAGTGA
- a CDS encoding AraC family transcriptional regulator, with the protein MKPDTRSFYIEAVQRVVSHLVARLDESADLHALARLAGLSPFHFHRVFRGMVGETPLELLRRLRLERAACALRDTSLPVTSVAFGAGYETHEAFTRAFRSAFGTSPTDFRRQRALRAVLSAPSGLHFRVGQVQPQFTPSDTGGHTMQVDIEQLPDLRLAAVTHVGPYSTIGKAFERLGRLAGPAGLFNDPSALMIALYHDDPDATPPEELRSCAAVSVAESAVLPTGVEELRLQGGSYARHTHVGAFDALNVVWPRFLGEALPASGYALLDGPALEIYRSDLRTTPRDEVRTDLLVPVRV; encoded by the coding sequence ATGAAGCCCGACACGCGATCGTTCTACATCGAGGCGGTGCAGCGGGTGGTGTCACACCTGGTGGCACGGCTGGACGAGTCGGCCGACCTCCACGCCCTCGCCCGACTGGCCGGCCTCTCGCCCTTCCACTTTCACCGCGTCTTCCGCGGCATGGTGGGCGAGACGCCGCTGGAACTGCTGCGCCGGCTGCGCCTGGAACGGGCTGCCTGCGCCCTGCGCGACACGTCGCTGCCCGTCACCAGCGTGGCGTTCGGCGCCGGTTACGAGACGCACGAGGCGTTCACACGCGCCTTCCGGTCCGCCTTCGGCACCTCGCCCACGGACTTCCGCCGGCAGCGCGCCCTGCGCGCCGTGCTCAGTGCACCCAGCGGCCTGCACTTCCGTGTCGGACAGGTGCAGCCGCAATTCACGCCATCCGACACCGGAGGACACACCATGCAGGTGGACATCGAGCAACTCCCCGACCTGCGGCTGGCCGCAGTCACGCATGTCGGGCCGTATTCCACGATCGGCAAGGCGTTCGAGCGACTGGGCCGGCTGGCCGGCCCTGCCGGCCTGTTCAACGACCCATCGGCCCTGATGATCGCGCTGTACCACGACGACCCCGACGCGACACCACCGGAGGAACTGCGTTCCTGCGCGGCGGTCAGCGTGGCGGAGAGCGCCGTATTGCCGACGGGCGTCGAGGAGCTGCGGCTGCAGGGCGGGTCGTACGCGCGTCACACGCACGTCGGGGCATTCGACGCACTGAACGTGGTGTGGCCGCGGTTCCTCGGGGAGGCGCTGCCGGCCAGCGGGTACGCGCTGCTGGACGGGCCGGCCCTCGAGATCTACCGGAGCGACTTGCGTACCACGCCACGTGACGAGGTGCGCACCGACCTGCTGGTGCCGGTGCGCGTGTAA
- a CDS encoding zinc ribbon domain-containing protein, whose protein sequence is MSSAFCAACGAQLSSGARFCHRCGQAVGDAVFSPGAGAGARTGPAAAHAAPNQTLPWAVAAIALLALIALVAGQRFGGNRTPAPDAIAAAQPDGAAGPLAGDPAAGGERPVRAPDISSMSPDERALRLFNRVVSLAEQGKRDSVQFFAPMALMSFQSLPTPTVLQRFELGRIAELAEVKEIATAQADTILEASPTHLLGLTLASTAARMRGDAKAQADFDRRLLDAAAAERAKNLQEYTVTQVDLDSALARARRNVK, encoded by the coding sequence ATGTCGTCAGCCTTCTGTGCAGCCTGCGGCGCACAGCTTTCCTCCGGCGCGCGCTTCTGTCATCGCTGCGGCCAGGCGGTCGGTGATGCAGTCTTCTCCCCCGGCGCGGGCGCCGGCGCCCGCACCGGTCCGGCAGCCGCCCACGCCGCCCCGAACCAGACCCTGCCCTGGGCCGTGGCCGCGATCGCACTCCTCGCGCTGATCGCCCTCGTCGCCGGACAGCGCTTCGGCGGCAACCGCACGCCTGCCCCCGACGCCATCGCCGCCGCACAGCCCGATGGCGCCGCCGGCCCACTCGCCGGCGACCCCGCCGCCGGTGGTGAACGCCCGGTGCGCGCACCGGACATCTCGTCCATGTCCCCCGACGAGCGCGCCCTCCGCCTCTTCAACCGCGTCGTCTCCCTCGCCGAACAGGGCAAGCGCGACTCGGTGCAGTTCTTCGCCCCGATGGCGCTCATGTCGTTCCAGAGCCTGCCCACACCCACAGTCCTCCAGCGCTTCGAGCTCGGGCGCATCGCCGAACTCGCCGAGGTGAAGGAGATCGCCACAGCACAGGCCGACACCATCCTCGAGGCCTCGCCCACGCACCTCCTCGGCCTCACCCTTGCCAGCACCGCGGCCCGCATGCGCGGCGACGCGAAGGCGCAGGCCGACTTCGACCGACGTCTCCTCGACGCCGCCGCCGCCGAACGGGCAAAGAACCTGCAGGAGTACACCGTGACCCAGGTCGACCTGGACAGCGCACTCGCGCGCGCGCGGCGGAACGTCAAGTGA
- a CDS encoding IS5 family transposase, with protein MSERRTLASVVYDGKRKVTSRERFLTEMDRVIPWTPLLALIAPHYPKAGRGRRPLPLETMLRVYFLQQWFDLSDPKAEDMLYDSESMRRFAKVDLGEDAVPDESTILRFRHLLEQHALTAQIFDTVRALLEAHKLLLKAGTIVDATIIAAPSTTKNATQTRDPAMKQTRKGNQWYFGMKVHIGTDTRGLVHSLTTTDAATADITQLDDLLHGQETTLFGDKAYWKESDRQQWERDGGRYRINRRGPRTARWDAINRARSRVRSRCEHVFHVVKRLWGFGKVRYRGLEKNTARVFTTFALANVNLVRHKLSPQGT; from the coding sequence ATGAGCGAGCGGCGGACGTTGGCGAGCGTGGTCTACGACGGCAAGCGGAAGGTGACGAGCCGCGAGCGCTTCCTGACCGAGATGGACCGGGTGATCCCGTGGACGCCGTTGCTGGCGCTGATCGCCCCGCACTATCCGAAGGCCGGTCGCGGCCGCCGTCCCCTGCCGTTGGAGACGATGCTGCGGGTGTATTTCCTCCAGCAATGGTTCGACCTGTCGGATCCGAAGGCGGAAGACATGCTGTACGACAGCGAGTCGATGCGCCGCTTCGCCAAGGTCGATCTCGGCGAGGATGCGGTGCCCGATGAGTCGACGATCCTCCGCTTCCGTCATCTGCTGGAGCAGCACGCGTTGACGGCCCAGATCTTCGACACCGTGCGTGCGTTGCTCGAGGCCCACAAGTTGTTGTTGAAGGCCGGCACGATTGTGGATGCGACGATCATTGCGGCGCCCAGTACGACGAAGAATGCGACACAGACGCGCGATCCGGCGATGAAGCAGACGCGGAAAGGGAACCAGTGGTACTTCGGGATGAAGGTCCACATCGGCACGGACACGCGGGGCCTGGTGCACTCGCTGACGACGACCGATGCCGCGACGGCGGACATCACGCAGTTGGATGACTTGTTGCACGGCCAGGAGACGACCCTCTTCGGCGACAAGGCGTACTGGAAGGAATCAGATCGGCAGCAGTGGGAGCGTGACGGCGGCCGCTATCGCATCAACCGTCGAGGCCCACGCACGGCCCGTTGGGATGCGATCAACCGCGCGCGGTCGCGGGTCCGCTCGCGCTGCGAACATGTCTTCCACGTGGTCAAGCGGTTGTGGGGCTTCGGGAAGGTGCGCTATCGCGGCTTGGAGAAGAACACCGCGCGCGTGTTCACGACGTTCGCGCTCGCGAACGTGAATCTGGTGCGCCATAAACTGTCGCCTCAGGGCACGTAG
- the glnA gene encoding type I glutamate--ammonia ligase translates to MLRTARPDDIQALLREEDIRFLRLQFTDILGVIKNVEIPRSQFAKALAGDILFDGSSIEGFVRVEESDMLLKPDLSTYRALPFGAAGARVARLICDISMPDGTPFVGDPRGRLQAALARASAMGFTMNAGMEAEFFLFKQDATGKATTDTHDVGGYFDLAPVDLGEEARRAIVDTLEQMGFEVEASHHEVAHGQHEIDFRYADALTTADNLTTFRFVVKQVAQRFGLSASFMPKPIFGQNGSGMHTHQSLFRGSENAFWDASAPFELSQVALHYIGGLLRHARGYCAVTNPLVNSYKRLVPGFEAPINVAWSMRNRSPMLRIPARRGTGTRVEHRLPDPSANPYLALAVMLAAGLDGIATQADSREPVDTNIFEMSHREKRRLRIDDLPRDLNEACEELEKDDVIREALGEHIFQHFLAAKRAEWGEHSSAIHPWEVERYLMKY, encoded by the coding sequence ATGCTGCGGACGGCCCGGCCCGACGACATCCAGGCGCTCCTCCGGGAGGAGGACATCCGTTTCCTGCGGCTGCAGTTCACGGACATCCTCGGGGTGATCAAGAACGTGGAGATCCCCAGATCCCAGTTCGCGAAGGCGCTGGCGGGGGACATCCTGTTCGACGGGAGCAGCATCGAGGGGTTCGTGCGGGTGGAGGAGAGCGACATGCTGCTCAAGCCCGACCTCTCGACCTACCGTGCGCTGCCGTTCGGGGCGGCGGGGGCGCGGGTGGCGCGGCTGATCTGCGACATTTCGATGCCGGACGGGACACCGTTCGTGGGCGATCCCCGGGGCCGGCTGCAGGCGGCGCTGGCGCGGGCCTCGGCGATGGGATTCACGATGAATGCCGGGATGGAGGCGGAGTTCTTCCTGTTCAAGCAGGATGCCACGGGCAAGGCGACGACCGACACGCACGACGTGGGCGGGTACTTCGACCTGGCGCCGGTGGACCTGGGGGAGGAGGCGCGGCGGGCGATCGTGGACACGCTGGAGCAGATGGGCTTCGAGGTGGAGGCCAGCCACCACGAGGTGGCGCACGGGCAGCACGAGATCGACTTCCGCTACGCCGATGCGCTGACGACGGCAGACAACCTGACGACGTTCCGCTTCGTCGTGAAGCAGGTGGCACAGCGGTTCGGGCTGAGTGCGAGCTTCATGCCCAAGCCCATCTTCGGTCAGAACGGCAGCGGGATGCACACGCACCAGTCGCTCTTCCGCGGCAGTGAGAACGCGTTCTGGGATGCGTCGGCGCCGTTCGAGCTGAGCCAGGTGGCGCTGCACTACATCGGCGGGCTGCTGCGGCATGCGCGTGGGTACTGCGCGGTGACGAACCCGCTGGTGAACAGCTACAAGCGGCTGGTGCCCGGGTTCGAGGCGCCGATCAACGTGGCGTGGAGCATGCGGAACCGGTCACCGATGCTGCGGATCCCGGCGCGGCGTGGCACCGGCACGCGGGTGGAGCACCGGCTGCCGGATCCGAGCGCGAACCCGTACCTGGCGCTGGCGGTGATGCTGGCGGCGGGGCTGGATGGCATTGCCACGCAGGCCGATTCCCGCGAGCCGGTGGACACGAACATCTTCGAGATGAGCCATCGCGAGAAGCGGCGGCTGCGGATCGACGACCTTCCGCGTGACCTGAACGAGGCGTGTGAGGAGCTGGAGAAGGACGACGTGATCCGGGAGGCGCTGGGGGAGCACATCTTCCAGCATTTCCTGGCGGCGAAGCGGGCGGAGTGGGGGGAGCACTCGAGCGCGATCCATCCGTGGGAGGTGGAGCGGTACTTGATGAAGTACTGA
- a CDS encoding response regulator → MTTAFQALAPKPAPPPLARILVVDDDESIRVAMVRFLQRCGYGVESAGNGTDALHKFESEDFDAMICDVRMPGLSGPELLPRVLARDPNLAVLMLSAVNDAPTAAHVLAGGAIDYLVKPIELRALQDAVIRALARRQSRMEKERFDARIQEEVQLRTAELEQEKESLRRLSVSVVETLIIAMEAKDVYLRGHSLRVADLAGEIAIEMGQDHSTVERIRLAGRLHDVGKIGIREEILNKPASLTVPEFEHVKQHVRIGIEILKPLQHLEHVLDFIHHHHEHWDGSGYPQGIKGDHITLGGRILAGADAFDALTSQRAYRDPMRADDSLAYLGTVAGALLDPQVVQALQVVMKRRLATA, encoded by the coding sequence GTGACCACCGCTTTCCAGGCGCTCGCGCCGAAGCCGGCGCCGCCGCCGCTCGCCCGCATCCTCGTCGTCGACGATGACGAGTCGATCCGCGTGGCCATGGTGCGCTTCCTCCAGCGCTGCGGCTACGGCGTGGAATCCGCCGGCAATGGGACCGATGCGCTGCACAAGTTCGAGTCGGAAGACTTCGACGCGATGATCTGCGACGTGCGCATGCCCGGGCTCTCCGGCCCCGAGCTGCTGCCGCGGGTGCTCGCGCGCGACCCGAACCTCGCCGTGCTGATGCTCAGCGCCGTGAACGACGCGCCCACCGCGGCGCATGTCCTGGCCGGCGGCGCCATCGACTACCTCGTCAAGCCGATCGAGCTCCGTGCGCTGCAGGACGCGGTGATCCGCGCCCTCGCCCGACGGCAGTCGCGGATGGAGAAGGAGCGCTTCGACGCCCGGATCCAGGAGGAGGTGCAGCTCCGCACCGCCGAACTGGAGCAGGAGAAGGAATCGCTCCGGCGCCTCTCGGTGAGCGTCGTCGAGACGCTGATCATCGCGATGGAGGCCAAGGACGTCTACCTGCGCGGCCACTCCCTGCGTGTGGCCGACCTCGCCGGCGAGATCGCGATCGAGATGGGGCAGGACCACTCCACCGTGGAGCGCATCCGGCTCGCCGGCCGCCTCCACGACGTGGGCAAGATCGGGATCCGCGAGGAAATCCTGAACAAGCCCGCCTCGCTCACGGTCCCGGAGTTCGAGCACGTCAAGCAGCACGTCCGGATCGGGATCGAGATCCTCAAGCCGCTCCAGCATCTGGAGCATGTCCTGGACTTCATCCACCACCACCACGAGCACTGGGACGGCAGCGGGTACCCGCAGGGCATCAAGGGGGATCACATCACCCTCGGCGGCCGCATCCTGGCCGGCGCCGACGCCTTCGATGCCCTGACCTCCCAGCGGGCCTACCGGGACCCGATGCGGGCCGACGACTCCCTGGCCTACCTGGGCACGGTGGCCGGTGCCCTCCTCGACCCACAGGTGGTCCAGGCTCTCCAGGTCGTCATGAAGCGCCGGCTCGCCACCGCCTGA